One segment of Paenibacillus rhizovicinus DNA contains the following:
- a CDS encoding LysR family transcriptional regulator, with product MPEINLEWYRSFYWCAKTGSLSRAAEKLHITQPAVSHTLKQLEEMLGGALFIRGARGVQLTAEGELLFRYVEQAFNFVEAGEKKILEMHQLAFGEIRIGAGDSLCKHFLLPYLAQYHRLYPQIRIRVTNRTTPETLALLKEGAIDLGIVNLPAADGKADITASSPQQDCLVGGRHYAHLAGEPLRLQALERYPLLMLEEGTSTRRHLDKHAEAFGVKLQPELELGSMDLLADFAKNGLGLAFVVRDNYRAELHAGELVEIPLVEPVPPRGIGIATLHGVPRSEAAKRFLELLPAADEKKAE from the coding sequence ATGCCGGAGATTAATTTGGAATGGTATCGCAGCTTCTATTGGTGCGCCAAGACGGGGAGCCTGTCGCGCGCAGCCGAGAAACTGCATATTACGCAGCCTGCGGTCAGTCATACGTTAAAGCAGCTGGAAGAGATGCTAGGCGGGGCACTGTTCATTCGCGGAGCGAGAGGCGTGCAGCTTACCGCGGAGGGCGAGCTGTTATTTCGCTATGTAGAGCAAGCATTCAATTTCGTGGAAGCAGGCGAGAAAAAGATTCTCGAGATGCACCAGCTCGCGTTCGGGGAAATCCGCATCGGGGCGGGCGATTCGTTGTGCAAGCATTTTCTGCTTCCCTACTTGGCGCAATATCATCGCCTGTATCCGCAAATCCGCATTCGCGTCACGAACCGGACGACGCCGGAGACGCTTGCTTTATTGAAGGAAGGGGCGATTGATCTCGGCATCGTCAACCTGCCGGCCGCGGACGGCAAGGCGGACATTACGGCCAGTTCGCCGCAGCAGGATTGCCTGGTCGGCGGGCGCCATTATGCCCACTTGGCCGGCGAGCCGCTGCGTCTGCAAGCATTGGAACGATACCCGCTCCTGATGCTGGAGGAAGGAACGAGCACCCGCCGGCATTTGGACAAGCACGCCGAGGCGTTCGGGGTGAAGCTGCAGCCCGAGCTTGAGCTGGGCAGCATGGATTTGCTCGCGGATTTCGCGAAGAACGGACTCGGACTTGCTTTCGTCGTACGGGATAATTATCGCGCGGAATTGCACGCGGGCGAACTGGTCGAAATCCCGCTGGTTGAGCCGGTGCCGCCACGCGGAATCGGGATCGCCACGCTTCATGGCGTTCCGCGCTCCGAAGCGGCCAAGCGATTCCTGGAACTGCTGCCTGCGGCAGACGAGAAGAAGGCGGAGTAA
- a CDS encoding DEAD/DEAH box helicase has translation MQSSKDSVKGEQQLPSDTNTSIVTAKRKLHPSVELQFDRTWLTQLQDRVDRNGPWDDWTMHQLAVEAEHAKLIGSFDDLQCLRSLPSFEPMPHQISTARKVLHEMSGRAILADEVGLGKTIEAGLVLKEYMVRGLVKRALILVPASLVLQWVRELNTKFGISAFAQKKEHSWGYDVVVASIDTAKRDPHREKLLSQDYDLLIIDEAHKLKNKKTTNYQFVNLLRKKYCLLLTATPVQNDLDELYNLITLLKPGQLGGQSEFAANFVVDKRLPKNEEQLQEALQQVMIRNRRGDGGIHFTKRVVKNIPLRLSGEEQALYDAVTNFVRERYNEEQGDWTSMLSLVTLQREVCSSRDAVFLTLVNMFKKTAEDSPIRAKIWQLVEVIRGINANTKAEKAMELIREMNDKVIIFTEYRATQEYLLQYFRSHNLVAVPYRGGMNRGKKDWMMDLFRGRAQVLIATEAGGEGINLQFCHHMINFDLPWNPMRVEQRIGRVHRLGQTSDVHIYNLCTIGTIEEHIVSLLHEKINLFELVIGELDHILERFEKKNETLEQRLARLMLESGTNPDALKQGIDELGNSLSRIRDEVEFEEPVDIGAVNAVLNAVGQTIEVRP, from the coding sequence ATGCAATCAAGTAAAGATTCCGTCAAAGGAGAACAGCAGCTCCCTTCCGATACCAATACAAGCATCGTGACCGCCAAACGCAAACTGCATCCCAGCGTCGAGCTGCAATTCGACCGCACATGGCTGACGCAGCTGCAGGACCGCGTGGACCGCAACGGCCCCTGGGATGATTGGACGATGCATCAGCTTGCCGTAGAAGCGGAACACGCCAAGCTGATCGGCAGCTTCGACGATCTGCAATGTTTGCGCAGCCTGCCATCGTTCGAACCGATGCCCCATCAGATCAGCACCGCGCGCAAAGTACTGCACGAAATGAGCGGCCGGGCGATCCTTGCGGACGAGGTCGGTCTCGGCAAGACGATCGAAGCCGGACTTGTCCTGAAAGAATACATGGTCCGCGGTCTCGTGAAACGCGCGCTCATTCTCGTGCCGGCTTCCCTCGTATTGCAGTGGGTGCGCGAGCTGAACACCAAATTCGGCATTTCCGCGTTCGCCCAGAAGAAGGAGCATTCCTGGGGCTATGACGTCGTCGTCGCCTCCATCGATACCGCGAAGCGCGACCCGCACCGCGAGAAGCTGCTTAGTCAGGATTATGATTTGCTGATCATCGACGAGGCCCATAAGCTGAAGAACAAGAAAACGACCAACTACCAGTTCGTCAACCTATTGCGCAAGAAGTATTGCCTGCTCTTGACGGCGACGCCGGTTCAGAACGACTTGGACGAGCTCTACAACCTCATTACGCTGCTGAAACCTGGCCAGCTAGGCGGGCAAAGCGAGTTCGCGGCGAATTTCGTCGTGGACAAGCGGCTGCCGAAGAACGAAGAGCAGCTGCAGGAAGCGCTGCAGCAAGTCATGATTCGCAACCGCCGCGGCGATGGCGGCATTCATTTCACGAAACGGGTCGTGAAGAACATCCCGCTCCGGCTTTCCGGCGAAGAGCAAGCGTTATACGACGCCGTGACCAATTTCGTACGGGAGCGGTACAACGAGGAACAAGGCGACTGGACAAGCATGCTGTCGCTCGTGACGCTGCAGCGGGAAGTATGCAGCAGCCGCGACGCCGTCTTCCTCACCTTGGTGAACATGTTCAAGAAGACGGCCGAAGACTCGCCGATCCGCGCGAAGATTTGGCAGCTGGTCGAAGTCATCCGCGGCATTAACGCCAATACGAAGGCGGAGAAAGCGATGGAGCTTATCCGCGAGATGAACGACAAAGTCATTATTTTCACCGAATATCGCGCTACGCAGGAGTATCTGCTGCAATATTTCCGCTCGCATAATCTAGTTGCCGTACCTTACCGGGGCGGCATGAATCGCGGGAAGAAGGACTGGATGATGGACCTCTTCCGCGGCCGCGCCCAAGTGCTGATCGCAACGGAAGCCGGCGGCGAAGGCATCAACCTGCAATTCTGCCACCATATGATCAACTTCGACCTGCCTTGGAACCCGATGCGCGTCGAGCAGCGGATCGGGCGCGTGCACCGGCTCGGCCAAACGAGCGACGTGCATATCTACAACCTCTGCACCATCGGTACGATCGAAGAGCATATCGTCAGCCTGCTGCATGAGAAAATCAATTTGTTCGAGCTCGTCATCGGCGAACTGGACCATATTCTGGAACGGTTCGAGAAGAAGAACGAGACGCTGGAGCAGCGCCTTGCGCGCCTCATGCTGGAATCGGGCACGAATCCGGACGCGCTGAAGCAGGGCATCGACGAGCTCGGCAATTCGCTCAGCCGCATCCGGGATGAAGTGGAATTCGAAGAACCCGTCGATATCGGTGCCGTTAATGCCGTATTGAACGCCGTCGGACAAACGATCGAGGTGAGACCATGA
- a CDS encoding YqhG family protein — MNERQIHKFVQRYLEAMDCRILEKSPAHFQVKLSPRADRDLTNRPYYWSFVDRTGAEPETMSMLLVTDKAKYDEATAAAQKAPPPPAAAPSASGNTAEAVFGRSFGYLNSSLNTNVRVPREELHFGSRRLEQLFQSAKAGGSYLCLFQEPEKRSNHPLHSTAYSAWLGVNMKVEFQCDMKREEIHSFGISLATGQCLEQFSDRLLQHRMTPKLPPNVHTAKNAITLNKAASIAEGTLERKLRTYDYSWADAAAKRLEEELSTIRHYYEPLIEGADEEQRGPITEQYERRQEEIRWQCEPRVSVSAINCGIFYLQGIG, encoded by the coding sequence ATGAACGAACGCCAGATTCATAAGTTTGTCCAGCGGTACTTGGAAGCGATGGATTGCCGGATTCTTGAGAAATCGCCGGCTCATTTTCAGGTGAAGCTGTCCCCCCGCGCCGACCGCGACTTGACGAACCGTCCGTATTATTGGAGTTTCGTCGACCGCACCGGCGCCGAGCCCGAAACGATGTCCATGCTGCTCGTCACCGACAAAGCCAAATACGACGAAGCGACTGCGGCGGCCCAGAAAGCACCTCCTCCGCCAGCAGCCGCGCCGAGCGCATCCGGCAACACGGCGGAAGCCGTATTCGGCCGCTCGTTCGGGTACTTGAACAGCTCCTTGAACACGAACGTCCGCGTGCCAAGGGAAGAATTGCACTTCGGTTCGCGCAGGCTGGAGCAGCTCTTCCAGTCCGCTAAGGCGGGCGGCAGCTACCTTTGCCTGTTCCAAGAACCGGAGAAGCGTTCCAACCATCCGCTGCACTCCACTGCTTACAGCGCATGGCTCGGGGTTAATATGAAAGTAGAATTCCAATGTGACATGAAGCGGGAAGAGATTCATTCTTTCGGCATCTCGCTGGCGACCGGGCAATGTCTCGAGCAGTTCAGCGACCGGCTGCTCCAACACCGGATGACCCCTAAGCTGCCGCCGAACGTGCACACCGCGAAGAATGCGATCACCTTGAACAAGGCGGCTTCCATCGCCGAAGGAACGCTGGAACGCAAGCTGCGCACCTACGATTACAGCTGGGCGGACGCCGCCGCGAAGAGGCTCGAGGAAGAGCTGTCAACGATTCGGCATTATTACGAGCCGCTCATCGAAGGCGCCGACGAGGAGCAGCGCGGACCGATAACGGAGCAATACGAGCGCAGGCAGGAAGAAATCCGCTGGCAGTGCGAGCCGCGTGTAAGCGTTTCAGCCATTAACTGCGGCATTTTTTATTTGCAGGGCATCGGTTAG
- a CDS encoding DUF1284 domain-containing protein, whose protein sequence is MTTIQLRGHHLLCLLGFRGMGYSEAYAANMARVYNRLREEPDTAVTIVAGPDELCACFPANAEPHCENASVSQLDESVLAKLELDIGHSLPWSAVIERVRGNVEPEDINTLCHTCQWRSYGVCEAGVRTVKSGQQLPPLP, encoded by the coding sequence ATGACGACGATTCAGCTTCGAGGCCATCATTTGCTATGTTTGCTCGGGTTCCGGGGAATGGGGTATTCGGAAGCTTATGCGGCGAACATGGCCCGGGTGTACAACCGGCTGCGCGAGGAACCCGATACAGCGGTGACGATCGTCGCCGGGCCGGATGAGTTATGCGCTTGTTTCCCCGCTAACGCGGAACCGCACTGCGAGAATGCTTCGGTATCGCAGCTTGACGAGAGCGTGCTCGCCAAGCTGGAACTGGACATCGGACATTCGCTGCCATGGTCGGCAGTGATCGAGCGCGTGCGCGGCAATGTCGAACCGGAGGACATTAATACGCTGTGCCACACCTGCCAGTGGCGTTCTTACGGCGTATGCGAGGCAGGCGTCCGCACGGTGAAGAGCGGTCAGCAGCTGCCGCCGCTGCCGTAG
- a CDS encoding alpha/beta hydrolase, with translation MSCRDKETRTYKQLSQGAIQADIYYEGSGSPVIVYIHGGALIFGTRAWLPAEQIERYTSAGFSVVNIDYRLAPETKLQDIVQDIQDALAWVRTTALQWYDFDVERLAVIGSSAGGYLSLLSGTWTSKPKAIVSFYGYGDIKGDWYTRPSAFYCSRPTVSRDEAFSHTGDRELTDGPFDRFPFYLYCRQQGTWVREVSGMDPLLRGHAVSAFNPVELITPAYPPALLLHGDQDTDVPCEQSVQMYERLLVKGIPAKLVTIEGAEHAFDNQFDQPVVQQAFDAVIDFLKLHLQSEA, from the coding sequence ATGTCCTGCAGGGACAAAGAAACGCGAACGTATAAGCAGCTGAGTCAAGGCGCCATTCAAGCGGATATCTATTATGAAGGAAGCGGTTCGCCGGTTATCGTGTATATACATGGCGGGGCGTTGATATTCGGAACGCGCGCCTGGCTGCCTGCGGAACAGATCGAACGTTATACGAGCGCCGGCTTCAGCGTCGTCAATATCGATTATCGCTTGGCTCCCGAAACGAAGCTGCAGGACATCGTTCAGGATATACAGGATGCGCTGGCGTGGGTTCGCACGACGGCGCTGCAGTGGTATGATTTTGACGTGGAACGCTTGGCCGTCATCGGGAGCTCGGCAGGCGGCTACTTGAGTCTGCTGTCGGGAACATGGACGAGCAAGCCGAAGGCGATCGTGTCCTTCTACGGATATGGCGATATTAAAGGCGATTGGTATACGAGGCCGAGCGCGTTTTATTGCAGCCGGCCGACCGTCAGCAGGGACGAAGCGTTCTCGCATACGGGCGATCGGGAATTGACGGACGGGCCGTTCGACCGGTTTCCGTTCTATCTGTACTGCCGGCAGCAAGGCACTTGGGTGCGGGAGGTGTCCGGAATGGATCCTTTGCTCCGGGGGCATGCGGTAAGCGCGTTCAATCCTGTGGAGCTTATTACGCCGGCCTATCCGCCTGCGCTGCTGCTTCATGGCGATCAAGATACGGACGTTCCCTGCGAACAATCGGTGCAGATGTACGAACGGCTATTGGTAAAAGGAATTCCCGCTAAGCTGGTGACCATTGAGGGCGCGGAGCATGCGTTTGATAACCAGTTCGATCAGCCTGTCGTCCAGCAGGCTTTCGATGCCGTGATTGATTTTCTGAAGCTGCATTTGCAATCGGAAGCGTAG
- a CDS encoding NAD-dependent epimerase/dehydratase family protein, with the protein MTKILVTGASGNGGQAVSRALLQAGFEVRMADVFPVAAADLREAEFIRCDTRTAADVRRAVEGVDGVVHLAAWHCAHNPPVSDETIFAVNVDGTFQVLEACKQEGVQAIVYASSMAYGWGSVYGVTKVIGEDLCRSYHEMTNASIAMLRYHEFIPRPYLEFGERLLRNGVDRRDVASATVAAMQGALDKRFGLFRTIVHTDHGIPDEVVRDFRNQGPAWCETQVPGACQLIEKYRISLPNQVEQHDLSEAAQLLGWRPAVGFVEFLRDLKARDEQGMDVANLVVPSELPSEH; encoded by the coding sequence ATGACGAAGATTCTAGTAACCGGAGCTTCCGGCAACGGCGGACAGGCCGTCAGCCGAGCTTTGCTGCAAGCGGGATTTGAAGTTCGCATGGCGGATGTGTTTCCGGTGGCGGCCGCTGATTTAAGGGAAGCGGAGTTTATTCGCTGCGATACTCGAACGGCCGCCGATGTTCGCCGTGCCGTTGAAGGGGTAGACGGCGTAGTCCACTTGGCGGCCTGGCATTGCGCGCACAATCCGCCGGTCAGCGACGAAACGATCTTCGCGGTTAACGTGGACGGGACGTTTCAAGTATTGGAAGCCTGCAAGCAGGAAGGCGTCCAAGCGATTGTCTATGCGTCCTCAATGGCTTACGGATGGGGCTCCGTCTATGGCGTGACGAAGGTCATCGGAGAAGACCTGTGCCGGTCCTATCACGAGATGACGAATGCCTCGATCGCCATGCTCCGCTATCATGAATTCATTCCGCGCCCGTACCTGGAGTTCGGGGAACGCTTGCTGCGCAACGGCGTCGATCGGCGCGACGTTGCTTCCGCGACCGTGGCGGCAATGCAGGGCGCGCTCGATAAACGGTTCGGCTTGTTTCGTACGATCGTGCATACGGATCACGGGATCCCGGACGAGGTCGTCCGCGATTTTCGCAACCAAGGACCGGCTTGGTGCGAAACGCAAGTGCCGGGCGCATGCCAGCTGATCGAGAAGTACCGGATCTCGCTGCCGAATCAAGTGGAGCAGCATGACCTCTCGGAAGCGGCGCAGCTGCTCGGATGGCGTCCGGCGGTTGGATTCGTGGAATTTCTGCGCGATTTGAAGGCGCGGGACGAGCAGGGCATGGACGTAGCGAACCTTGTGGTCCCTTCGGAATTGCCATCCGAACATTAA
- a CDS encoding GNAT family N-acetyltransferase, whose product MTVAIEELTMNAWPAGQTAAHGGWLLRLAEGFTKRANSVHPLYAGAETAESMQRKIETCEAFYQRAGQDTIFKLTPFAPAGLDCTLEERGYVLQDPSRVMMLGDLTLLRLPAKNEPGIAVECEDRLTYSWLDLMCGFNGIPSCQEGSAARIMHAITMKTGYFTLHAHGIPAACGLAVIEGDYVGLYDIVTASSFRNQGIGERLILHMLQWAGKNGASRSYLQVVQNNAPANRLYAKLKYEELYPYWYRVKQRNLH is encoded by the coding sequence ATGACGGTTGCGATCGAAGAATTGACGATGAATGCTTGGCCGGCCGGGCAGACGGCGGCGCATGGCGGATGGCTGCTCCGTTTGGCGGAAGGGTTCACGAAGCGGGCGAATTCCGTCCATCCCTTGTATGCGGGAGCGGAAACGGCGGAATCGATGCAGCGGAAAATCGAAACCTGCGAGGCCTTCTATCAACGGGCGGGTCAGGATACGATTTTCAAGCTGACGCCGTTCGCTCCGGCCGGACTCGATTGCACCCTCGAGGAACGCGGCTACGTGCTGCAGGATCCTTCTCGTGTTATGATGTTAGGGGATCTGACATTGCTGCGCTTACCGGCGAAGAATGAACCCGGCATCGCAGTCGAATGCGAGGATCGGTTAACTTATAGCTGGCTGGATCTGATGTGCGGCTTCAACGGAATTCCTTCTTGCCAAGAAGGCTCGGCGGCGCGGATCATGCATGCCATTACGATGAAGACGGGCTATTTTACGCTCCATGCGCATGGGATACCGGCCGCTTGCGGCTTGGCCGTCATCGAAGGGGATTATGTCGGCCTGTACGATATCGTGACCGCATCTTCGTTCCGCAACCAGGGGATCGGCGAACGTCTGATTCTGCATATGCTGCAATGGGCGGGAAAGAACGGCGCTTCGCGCAGTTACCTGCAAGTCGTGCAGAACAACGCGCCGGCTAACCGCTTATACGCAAAATTAAAATACGAGGAGCTCTATCCGTATTGGTACCGCGTCAAACAACGTAATTTGCATTAG
- a CDS encoding YqzE family protein, which translates to MDKPEEYIKFVTGKMVDFIEMPQEQRKENRKKAKAAREPWLIRWFGLGGFAITQWMQSRNSSAGEELTESSIMSENI; encoded by the coding sequence ATGGATAAACCCGAAGAATACATTAAGTTCGTCACAGGCAAAATGGTCGATTTTATCGAAATGCCGCAGGAGCAGCGCAAAGAAAACCGCAAAAAAGCCAAAGCTGCCAGGGAGCCTTGGCTGATACGCTGGTTTGGGCTTGGCGGTTTCGCGATTACGCAGTGGATGCAGTCGCGCAATTCGTCTGCCGGCGAGGAATTAACGGAGTCGTCCATCATGAGCGAGAATATTTGA
- a CDS encoding adenylosuccinate synthase, whose product MTVTAIVGANWGDEGKGKVTDILAADAAFIVRYQGGSNAGHTIINEYGKFVLHLLPSGVFYPHATNVIGPGTALDMEVLFQELEALTARGVREPKLAVSERAQIVMPYHRLFDQLEEERLGSAGFGSTRRGIAPFFADKYAKLGIQVSDLFDESRLRRKLEQSLAAKNILLQHLYKSEPITVDSLLPGLTAYGRQLKPLVTDTTAMLQQANTEGARILVEGQLGALRDPDHGIYPFSTSSSTLAGFASVGAGLPPGSITDIVAVTKAYSSCVGAGPFVTELHGEEGEELRRRGGDAGEYGALTGRPRRVGWFDVTATRYGCRVQGATSVTLTNLDVLGYLPDIPVCTGYRLPDGTAVEEFPVPALLESAEPVITTLPGWECDIAAARSFNELPQAAQAYVAFIERQIGVPITRISVGPRREQVIER is encoded by the coding sequence ATGACAGTGACGGCGATCGTAGGAGCGAATTGGGGAGACGAAGGCAAGGGGAAGGTAACGGATATATTGGCGGCGGACGCCGCGTTCATCGTGCGCTATCAAGGCGGCAGCAACGCGGGCCATACGATCATTAACGAATATGGAAAGTTTGTGCTTCATCTGCTGCCTTCGGGCGTTTTTTATCCGCATGCAACCAATGTCATCGGCCCGGGGACGGCACTCGATATGGAGGTTCTGTTCCAGGAGCTGGAAGCGTTGACGGCGCGAGGGGTACGGGAACCGAAGCTGGCCGTGTCCGAAAGGGCGCAAATCGTCATGCCGTATCACCGATTGTTCGATCAGCTGGAAGAAGAGCGGCTCGGGAGCGCCGGCTTCGGTTCGACGAGACGCGGCATTGCGCCGTTCTTCGCGGACAAGTACGCCAAGCTCGGTATTCAGGTATCCGATTTGTTCGACGAATCGCGGCTGCGGCGCAAATTGGAACAATCGCTTGCCGCCAAGAATATCTTGCTGCAGCATCTCTATAAAAGCGAACCGATTACGGTCGATTCGCTGCTGCCGGGGCTGACCGCCTATGGCCGGCAATTGAAGCCATTGGTAACGGATACGACGGCCATGCTCCAGCAGGCAAATACGGAAGGAGCGCGAATTCTTGTCGAAGGTCAGCTAGGCGCGCTTCGCGATCCCGATCATGGTATTTATCCATTCTCAACCTCCTCGTCGACGCTAGCCGGCTTCGCTTCGGTAGGTGCGGGACTGCCGCCCGGTTCGATAACGGACATCGTTGCCGTCACGAAAGCCTATTCCAGCTGCGTCGGGGCGGGACCGTTCGTCACGGAGCTTCACGGGGAGGAAGGGGAGGAGCTCAGGCGGCGAGGCGGCGATGCCGGCGAATACGGGGCATTGACGGGACGGCCAAGGCGGGTAGGCTGGTTCGATGTGACGGCCACGAGGTACGGCTGCCGCGTGCAAGGCGCAACCTCGGTGACGCTGACGAATTTGGATGTGCTTGGTTACTTGCCGGACATTCCGGTATGTACCGGTTACCGGCTGCCGGACGGCACGGCCGTCGAAGAGTTCCCTGTTCCTGCGCTGCTGGAATCGGCAGAGCCGGTTATCACGACGCTTCCGGGCTGGGAATGCGACATTGCCGCTGCGAGAAGTTTCAATGAACTGCCCCAGGCTGCACAGGCATACGTCGCCTTCATTGAACGGCAGATCGGCGTTCCGATCACGCGCATTTCGGTCGGACCGCGGCGCGAGCAAGTGATCGAGCGATAG
- a CDS encoding GNAT family N-acetyltransferase, whose amino-acid sequence MEKPLALESTDAELILASIEDRETLKNLMQFYDYDFSAFISIDVEDNGLYSPYAYLDDYWIDAAHRFPYLIKRAGRYAGFALVRRIETEDRHYFSIAEFFIMKKYRKNAIGRQVAVRLFDLHEGDWEVFQLESNKPARIFWTKVIGDYSGGAFTERFEEGKSIQDFVSRRLADG is encoded by the coding sequence ATGGAGAAGCCGCTGGCGCTTGAATCGACGGATGCGGAGCTGATTCTCGCTTCGATCGAAGATCGGGAAACGTTGAAGAACCTGATGCAATTCTATGACTATGATTTCTCGGCATTCATTTCCATCGATGTGGAAGACAACGGGCTATATTCCCCTTATGCTTATTTAGACGACTATTGGATCGACGCTGCGCACCGCTTCCCTTATCTCATCAAACGGGCTGGCCGCTATGCCGGCTTCGCGCTCGTACGGCGGATCGAAACGGAAGATAGGCATTATTTCTCCATTGCGGAGTTTTTCATCATGAAGAAATACAGGAAGAACGCCATCGGCAGGCAGGTTGCGGTACGGCTGTTCGATCTGCACGAGGGAGATTGGGAAGTGTTCCAACTGGAGAGCAACAAGCCGGCGAGGATATTCTGGACGAAGGTCATCGGCGACTATTCGGGAGGCGCATTCACGGAACGTTTCGAAGAAGGCAAGTCCATCCAAGACTTCGTTAGCAGACGTCTTGCGGATGGATAG
- a CDS encoding alkaline phosphatase: MKSRIGWKTSAIGITAAVLVIASFTASHGKNEAAAASKQAKNVILFVGDGMGTAQRDAIRLATVGEKGQLAMDAMPYLGLIHTSSTTPVTDSAAAATAFASGVKTYNGAIGVDPNKKNVKTIMEYAKEMGKSTGLVTTSQITDATPAAFASHVLDRSKQSDIALQYITKSKVDVLLGGGEDFWYPAGQAGGFKDEQPDDPSEKSKGTQGNLVDKAKSLGYTYVKNKADMVKAKGKVLGLFANEEMFQQRPEGEGDIYNPVVSLPDMTKKALDTLSSNKKGFFLMVEEEATDEMAHQNNAKLTIKAGQQLDQSVQIAKNYAKAHPDTLVLVLADHETGGFSIEEVDANDESGDGISKEDGPFAIANSKLNFVVDWTTSGHTAVDVPVTVTGTGAELFSGVYENTGIFTRLAQAMGVKLPK; this comes from the coding sequence ATGAAATCCAGAATCGGTTGGAAGACTTCGGCAATCGGCATCACGGCTGCGGTGCTCGTCATCGCAAGTTTCACGGCATCACACGGCAAGAATGAAGCGGCTGCGGCATCGAAACAAGCAAAGAATGTCATTCTTTTCGTAGGCGACGGCATGGGCACTGCGCAGCGCGATGCCATTCGCCTTGCGACGGTCGGCGAAAAAGGACAATTGGCCATGGACGCTATGCCTTACCTCGGATTGATTCATACGAGCTCCACGACTCCGGTAACGGATTCGGCTGCGGCTGCCACGGCTTTCGCAAGCGGCGTGAAAACGTACAATGGCGCAATCGGCGTCGACCCGAACAAGAAGAATGTCAAAACGATTATGGAATATGCCAAAGAAATGGGCAAATCGACAGGCCTCGTAACAACGAGCCAAATTACGGATGCGACGCCGGCAGCTTTCGCTTCTCACGTGTTAGACCGTTCCAAGCAAAGCGATATCGCGCTTCAATATATAACGAAATCGAAAGTGGATGTTCTGCTAGGCGGCGGCGAAGATTTCTGGTACCCGGCTGGGCAAGCAGGCGGCTTCAAGGACGAGCAACCGGACGATCCGTCCGAGAAAAGCAAAGGCACGCAGGGCAACCTCGTCGATAAAGCGAAATCGCTCGGCTACACGTACGTGAAAAACAAAGCGGACATGGTTAAAGCGAAAGGCAAAGTACTCGGCTTGTTCGCCAACGAAGAAATGTTCCAACAGCGCCCCGAAGGCGAAGGCGACATCTACAATCCGGTCGTTTCCTTGCCAGATATGACGAAGAAAGCACTAGATACGCTATCGTCGAACAAAAAAGGATTCTTCCTCATGGTAGAAGAAGAAGCGACGGACGAAATGGCGCATCAAAACAACGCGAAATTGACGATCAAAGCCGGTCAACAGCTGGATCAATCGGTACAAATCGCGAAAAATTATGCAAAAGCACATCCGGATACACTCGTACTCGTACTGGCTGACCACGAAACAGGCGGCTTCTCGATCGAGGAAGTCGACGCTAACGACGAGTCCGGCGATGGCATTTCCAAAGAAGACGGACCGTTTGCAATCGCAAACTCCAAATTGAACTTCGTCGTTGACTGGACAACTTCCGGTCATACGGCGGTTGATGTACCTGTAACGGTTACGGGTACGGGCGCTGAACTGTTCTCCGGCGTTTACGAGAATACAGGTATCTTCACGCGTCTAGCGCAAGCTATGGGCGTAAAGCTTCCTAAATAA